The Nitrospirota bacterium genome contains a region encoding:
- a CDS encoding DUF1059 domain-containing protein, with the protein MAEKLKKVECDPKCGFLIQSHEEKEIVEIAMQHAKKAHSMVITEKDVRAMLKDA; encoded by the coding sequence ATGGCGGAAAAGCTGAAAAAGGTTGAATGCGATCCAAAATGTGGCTTCCTCATTCAAAGCCACGAAGAGAAGGAGATCGTCGAGATAGCCATGCAGCACGCGAAAAAAGCGCATAGTATGGTTATCACGGAAAAGGACGTCAGGGCAATGTTGAAAGATGCATAG
- the coaD gene encoding pantetheine-phosphate adenylyltransferase, whose product MKHVAVYPGTFDPVTNGHIDLVERSLTIFDEVIVAVAENPKKAPLFSLEERLAMFKAVTRRYRRVMIEGFDGLLVDYVRHKKAVAIIRGLRAVSDFEYEMQMALMNRRLDDDIETVFLMPNEAYSFITSTIVKEAASYGGDVSSLVPKLVVGKLQKKFGLETGR is encoded by the coding sequence ATGAAACATGTCGCTGTTTATCCCGGAACATTCGATCCCGTGACGAACGGACATATTGACCTCGTGGAGCGGAGTCTCACCATCTTCGACGAGGTGATCGTAGCGGTTGCGGAGAATCCCAAAAAAGCACCGCTCTTTTCGCTCGAGGAGCGCCTCGCCATGTTCAAGGCCGTGACCAGGAGATACCGCAGGGTGATGATCGAGGGCTTTGACGGCCTCCTTGTCGATTACGTGAGGCATAAGAAGGCCGTCGCCATCATCCGAGGCCTCCGGGCTGTCTCGGACTTCGAGTACGAGATGCAGATGGCCCTCATGAACCGCCGGCTCGACGATGATATCGAGACGGTGTTCCTGATGCCGAACGAGGCGTATTCCTTCATAACCTCGACGATCGTGAAGGAAGCGGCGAGCTACGGCGGGGATGTGTCCAGCCTCGTGCCGAAGCTGGTGGTGGGGAAGCTGCAGAAGAAGTTCGGGTTGGAAACGGGAAGATAG
- the rsmD gene encoding 16S rRNA (guanine(966)-N(2))-methyltransferase RsmD, with the protein MRITGGTGRGRKLKVPSGSRVRPTSDKVKQALFNILGESVQHARILDLYAGTGGVGIEALSRGAASVSFVDDAGDSLKAIRLNIDQAGLSGRARLVASKAEAYLARTEEQFDIIFLDPPYSVEQGPLLELVSASPVLQDGSVVVFEHFKKQTSPGQAGRLALYREARYGDTVLAFYKARSQEPVVRSQSDKSAAS; encoded by the coding sequence ATGAGGATAACGGGTGGTACAGGCAGGGGCAGGAAGCTGAAGGTGCCCTCCGGATCACGGGTGCGGCCAACATCCGACAAGGTGAAACAGGCCCTGTTCAACATCCTGGGCGAGAGCGTCCAGCATGCGCGAATCCTTGACCTCTATGCCGGGACGGGCGGTGTCGGCATCGAGGCGCTCAGCAGGGGAGCCGCCAGCGTCTCTTTCGTGGATGATGCGGGAGATTCTCTGAAAGCCATCAGGCTGAATATCGATCAGGCAGGATTGAGCGGCCGGGCCCGCCTTGTTGCCTCGAAAGCGGAGGCCTATCTCGCCAGGACCGAAGAGCAGTTCGATATCATATTCCTGGATCCTCCCTACTCGGTGGAACAGGGACCACTGCTCGAACTGGTCAGTGCTTCCCCGGTCCTGCAGGATGGCAGTGTCGTCGTTTTCGAGCACTTCAAGAAGCAGACGTCTCCGGGGCAGGCGGGAAGACTTGCGTTATACCGGGAGGCCCGGTACGGGGACACGGTGCTTGCTTTCTATAAGGCACGAAGTCAGGAGCCGGTGGTGAGGAGTCAGTCGGACAAATCGGCGGCGTCCTGA
- a CDS encoding nodulation protein NfeD: MRRYAIVLLFAVLLLVFAGPPLVLSRPSSGQSPQPHPDGARTVYLITVDAPITPVVSEYITRSIDTASRDNAEAIIIQLDTPGGLVDSMREIVKKMMAAEVPVVVYVAPPGARAASAGVFLTMAAHIAAMAPGTHIGAAHPVTMEGKMDKTMETKVVNDLAAMARNVAEQRGRNMKWADDAVRKSVSITDTEAVREHVVDLIANDVPSLLREIDGRTVDLVLRKKTLQTANAEVHRIDMGFRYRLLEIISNPNIAYILMILGFYGLYFELSNPGAIFPGVAGAICLILAFYALHTLPINYAGLMLILLAIGLFIAEAFITSHGVLGVGGVIAMAIGSVMLINSPIPSLRISWTVIVPVVALSALLFIVTVTLAVRIQRERADTGKEGMIGLEGEARTDIHASGQVFVHGEYWNCWSDTPIPKGARVKVMAVEGLKLKVERTG, from the coding sequence ATGCGCAGATATGCCATCGTTTTGCTGTTCGCTGTTCTGCTTCTTGTCTTTGCTGGTCCGCCTTTGGTTTTGAGCCGGCCTTCGTCCGGGCAATCCCCTCAGCCGCACCCGGACGGCGCCAGGACCGTGTATCTCATCACGGTCGATGCCCCGATCACACCGGTGGTCTCCGAATATATAACGAGGTCGATCGACACTGCATCCCGGGACAATGCCGAGGCGATCATCATTCAGCTTGACACGCCGGGCGGGCTCGTTGACTCCATGCGGGAGATCGTGAAAAAGATGATGGCAGCCGAGGTCCCGGTGGTGGTATACGTCGCGCCCCCGGGGGCCAGGGCCGCCTCGGCCGGCGTTTTCCTCACCATGGCGGCCCACATCGCCGCGATGGCGCCGGGCACCCATATCGGTGCGGCTCACCCGGTGACCATGGAAGGCAAGATGGACAAGACGATGGAGACCAAGGTCGTGAACGATCTGGCGGCCATGGCCCGGAATGTCGCCGAGCAGCGGGGAAGGAATATGAAATGGGCCGACGACGCGGTTCGGAAGAGCGTCTCCATTACGGATACCGAAGCGGTCAGGGAGCATGTTGTTGACCTCATCGCGAACGACGTGCCTTCACTGCTCAGGGAAATCGATGGCAGGACCGTTGACCTGGTCCTCCGGAAAAAGACGCTCCAGACGGCGAACGCCGAGGTCCACCGGATCGACATGGGATTCCGGTACCGGCTGCTCGAGATCATCAGCAATCCCAACATCGCCTATATCCTGATGATCCTCGGGTTCTATGGTCTCTACTTTGAGCTCTCGAATCCCGGGGCGATTTTCCCGGGAGTGGCCGGCGCCATCTGTCTCATCCTCGCGTTCTATGCCCTGCATACGCTCCCGATCAACTACGCGGGTCTCATGCTCATCCTGCTCGCGATCGGCCTGTTCATCGCCGAGGCATTCATCACGAGCCACGGTGTCCTCGGCGTGGGCGGCGTCATTGCCATGGCCATCGGCTCGGTCATGCTGATCAATTCTCCCATCCCCTCGCTCAGGATATCATGGACGGTCATTGTGCCGGTCGTGGCTCTTTCCGCCCTCCTGTTCATCGTGACGGTCACCCTGGCCGTTCGTATCCAGAGGGAAAGGGCCGACACGGGCAAGGAAGGCATGATCGGTCTCGAGGGAGAGGCAAGGACCGACATTCACGCCAGCGGTCAGGTGTTCGTGCACGGTGAATATTGGAATTGCTGGAGCGACACCCCCATCCCGAAAGGCGCGCGGGTGAAGGTCATGGCTGTGGAAGGTCTGAAACTCAAAGTCGAACGGACCGGCTGA
- a CDS encoding slipin family protein, with protein MLQTIGIGVMVAALILVWFFFNTIKILKQYERGVIFTLGKVALEGGVKGPGLIILLPGIQKMVRVSLRTVTMDVPAQDVITKDNVTVKVNAVVYFRVIDPKKAVVEVEDFYYATSLISQTTLRSILGQNMFDDLLSNREAINAELQKVIDQQTEPWGVKVTTVEVRNVDLPAEMQRAIAIQAQAERERRAKIIHAEGELQASAKLSEAAGVISKNPMALQLRYLQTLTEIGTEKNTTIVFPLPIDLITAFQKFVEKKD; from the coding sequence ATGCTTCAAACAATCGGTATCGGCGTCATGGTTGCTGCTCTCATCCTCGTCTGGTTCTTTTTCAATACGATCAAGATCCTGAAGCAGTACGAACGGGGCGTCATCTTCACGCTCGGCAAGGTAGCCCTGGAAGGCGGTGTAAAAGGACCGGGCCTTATCATCCTGCTCCCCGGCATTCAGAAGATGGTGCGGGTAAGCCTTCGTACGGTCACGATGGATGTCCCGGCACAGGATGTGATCACCAAAGACAACGTGACCGTCAAGGTGAACGCGGTCGTCTATTTCCGGGTCATCGATCCTAAAAAGGCGGTCGTCGAGGTAGAGGACTTCTACTACGCCACGTCGCTCATCTCCCAGACCACGCTCAGGAGCATCCTCGGACAGAACATGTTCGACGACCTGCTCTCCAATCGCGAGGCCATCAACGCTGAGCTCCAGAAGGTCATCGATCAGCAGACGGAACCGTGGGGTGTAAAGGTGACCACGGTGGAAGTACGAAATGTCGACCTTCCGGCGGAGATGCAGCGGGCCATCGCCATCCAGGCTCAGGCCGAACGGGAACGGCGTGCCAAGATCATTCATGCCGAAGGCGAGCTCCAGGCATCGGCGAAGCTGTCCGAGGCGGCAGGGGTCATCAGCAAGAACCCGATGGCGCTCCAGCTCCGGTACCTCCAGACGCTTACCGAGATCGGGACGGAGAAGAACACGACGATCGTGTTCCCGCTTCCCATCGACCTCATAACCGCGTTTCAGAAGTTTGTCGAGAAGAAGGATTGA
- a CDS encoding 4Fe-4S binding protein, with translation MYMVTVDKNKCDGDGTCVNVCPQSVFKVEGGKADPVNMSECINCQTCVENCPQQAITVNEI, from the coding sequence ATGTACATGGTAACAGTTGACAAGAACAAATGTGATGGTGACGGCACCTGCGTCAACGTCTGCCCCCAGTCGGTATTCAAGGTAGAAGGCGGCAAGGCTGACCCGGTGAACATGTCCGAGTGCATCAATTGCCAGACCTGTGTGGAGAACTGCCCGCAGCAGGCCATAACCGTCAACGAAATATAG
- the nrfD gene encoding NrfD/PsrC family molybdoenzyme membrane anchor subunit yields the protein MLEKALVGSKKYWAWLIFLSALAVSGVYYYLQQFNYGLGLTGLSRDVSWGLYIGQFTFLVGVAASAVMLVIPHYLHDYKKFSKIVILGEFLAIAAVTMCILFIFVDMGQPMRIMNVVLHPTLNSVMFWDSMVLSGYLFINLLVGWVTLSSDRKGVAPPKWIKFFIYLSVPWAVSIHTVTAFLYAGLPGRHFWLSAVMAARFLASAFAGGPSLLILLALIVRKVTKFDPGKEQIQTLGTIVAYAMFANVFLLGLEFFTAFYSNIPGHMESFKYLYVGLDGHRELVPLMWVSSIFAAASLLMLVIPRVRRNETTLALACVMLFISLWIDKGFGLIIGGFVPNMLNQVRTYWPTRQESIITLGVWAIGFLILSLLYKIAITVREETEGIEIEH from the coding sequence ATGCTTGAGAAAGCATTGGTAGGAAGTAAAAAGTACTGGGCATGGTTGATCTTCCTGAGCGCCCTTGCCGTGTCAGGAGTCTACTATTACCTCCAGCAGTTCAATTACGGTCTGGGTCTTACTGGCCTCTCCCGGGACGTTTCGTGGGGTCTCTACATCGGCCAATTCACGTTCCTCGTCGGCGTCGCAGCATCGGCCGTGATGCTCGTCATTCCCCACTATCTGCACGATTACAAGAAGTTCAGCAAGATCGTGATCCTGGGAGAGTTCCTTGCGATCGCGGCGGTCACCATGTGCATCCTGTTCATCTTCGTCGACATGGGCCAGCCCATGAGGATCATGAACGTGGTCCTCCATCCAACACTCAATTCCGTCATGTTCTGGGATTCAATGGTGCTCTCGGGTTATCTGTTCATCAACCTTTTGGTCGGGTGGGTGACCCTGAGCTCCGACCGCAAGGGCGTTGCGCCTCCGAAGTGGATCAAGTTCTTCATTTATCTGTCCGTGCCCTGGGCAGTCAGCATCCACACCGTCACGGCGTTCCTCTATGCCGGTCTCCCGGGGCGGCATTTCTGGCTCAGCGCCGTGATGGCGGCCCGCTTCCTGGCCTCGGCCTTTGCCGGCGGTCCGTCGCTTTTGATCCTTCTTGCCCTGATCGTTCGGAAAGTAACGAAGTTCGATCCCGGGAAGGAGCAGATACAAACGCTCGGAACGATTGTGGCCTATGCCATGTTCGCCAATGTTTTCCTCCTTGGCCTGGAGTTCTTCACTGCCTTCTACAGCAATATCCCGGGCCATATGGAGTCGTTCAAGTACCTGTACGTAGGGCTTGACGGACACCGGGAGCTCGTTCCCCTGATGTGGGTCTCTAGCATCTTTGCAGCGGCATCGCTCCTCATGCTCGTGATCCCGCGTGTTCGCAGGAACGAGACGACGCTCGCTCTGGCCTGCGTCATGCTGTTCATCTCTCTCTGGATCGACAAGGGCTTCGGCCTGATCATCGGCGGCTTTGTGCCGAACATGCTGAATCAGGTAAGGACCTACTGGCCGACCAGACAGGAGTCAATCATCACCCTTGGCGTCTGGGCCATCGGGTTTCTGATCCTTTCCCTCCTCTACAAGATCGCGATCACGGTGAGGGAGGAAACCGAGGGCATTGAGATCGAACATTAG
- a CDS encoding 4Fe-4S dicluster domain-containing protein translates to MSMDRRKFLKIAGISSILGLGATAATAVDNVWVRGLKPPQVEPNKEALTAQHWAMVVDMSKFKTEEDFQKTISACHTTHNVPDFRNPDGSVDIKDEIKWIWKAKYENAFPDQDNPYMEEKIKEMPFIVLCNHCENPACVRVCPTQATFKRKQDGIVMMDMHRCIGCRFCMAACPYGARSFNYRDPRPFIKSENREYPTRTKGVVEKCTFCTERLAFGKLPACVEAAPKGGLIFGDLADKNSEVRKVIETSYTIRRKPELGTGPSVYYLIGGNEHA, encoded by the coding sequence ATGAGCATGGACAGACGGAAATTCTTAAAGATAGCAGGCATATCCTCCATCCTGGGGCTTGGCGCGACTGCGGCAACAGCAGTGGACAACGTTTGGGTCAGAGGGCTCAAGCCGCCCCAGGTGGAGCCGAATAAGGAGGCGCTGACGGCGCAGCACTGGGCCATGGTCGTGGACATGAGCAAGTTCAAGACCGAGGAAGACTTCCAGAAAACCATCAGCGCGTGCCACACGACCCACAATGTTCCTGATTTCCGGAATCCCGACGGCAGCGTCGACATCAAGGATGAGATCAAGTGGATCTGGAAGGCGAAGTACGAGAACGCGTTCCCTGACCAGGACAATCCCTACATGGAAGAGAAGATCAAGGAAATGCCGTTCATCGTGCTGTGCAATCATTGCGAGAACCCCGCCTGCGTGCGGGTCTGCCCCACCCAGGCGACCTTCAAGCGAAAGCAGGACGGCATCGTCATGATGGACATGCACCGCTGCATCGGCTGCCGGTTCTGCATGGCCGCCTGCCCGTATGGCGCAAGGAGTTTCAACTACCGCGATCCGCGCCCCTTCATCAAGAGCGAGAACCGGGAATATCCGACGCGAACCAAGGGCGTGGTGGAAAAATGCACCTTCTGCACCGAACGGCTCGCGTTCGGGAAACTGCCGGCTTGTGTCGAGGCGGCTCCCAAGGGCGGCCTGATCTTCGGCGACCTCGCGGACAAGAATTCCGAGGTCCGGAAAGTCATCGAGACGAGTTACACCATACGGCGCAAGCCCGAGCTCGGGACCGGGCCGAGTGTTTACTATCTGATAGGAGGTAATGAACATGCTTGA
- the dsrJ gene encoding sulfate reduction electron transfer complex DsrMKJOP subunit DsrJ produces MKLYDGGKILVGLVVLLAVALFPFYYNIGKVNAKPEPKLDTPAILQLPEQDRKCVESKAFMRTEHMQLINNWRDSVVRDGYRQYVSETTGKHYNMSLQNQCMRCHSNKKKFCDECHNYMAVKPYCWDCHIAPKEDDKS; encoded by the coding sequence ATGAAACTCTATGACGGCGGCAAAATACTCGTCGGGCTTGTTGTGCTTCTGGCAGTTGCCCTGTTTCCGTTCTACTACAATATCGGGAAGGTGAACGCCAAGCCGGAGCCGAAGCTCGACACCCCGGCCATTCTTCAACTGCCGGAGCAGGACCGAAAATGCGTGGAGTCAAAGGCATTCATGCGGACCGAGCACATGCAGCTCATTAATAACTGGCGCGATTCCGTTGTGCGCGACGGCTACCGTCAGTACGTCAGCGAAACGACGGGCAAGCATTACAACATGAGCCTGCAGAATCAATGCATGCGCTGCCATTCGAACAAGAAAAAGTTCTGCGACGAATGCCACAACTATATGGCTGTGAAGCCCTATTGCTGGGACTGCCATATCGCCCCGAAGGAGGATGACAAGTCATGA
- a CDS encoding (Fe-S)-binding protein has product MAKLPKPEELAKIDYTLPKTEWLDTPVVFKEGMFCHGSKPKSLELVGFPNPRDWRPADADWKLPADWKEILLKGIAERLEKYRSFRLFMDICVRCGACADKCHFFIGTGDPKNMPVLRAELIRSVYRKEFTLAGKLFGRMAGARELTVDVLKEWWYYFYQCTECRRCSVFCPYGIDQAEITMIGRELLNLLGLNIEWIAGPVSNCYMKGNHLGLEPHTIVGNLEYMLDDIETVTGKRIKPTFNRKGAEILFVTPSGDLFADPGTYTCMGYLMLFEELGLDYTWSTYASEGGNFGFFTSNEMAKRLNSKIYAEAKRLGVKWILGGECGHMWRVLSQYMDTWNGPADFLEVPKSPITGTVFENAKSMKMVHVAEFTADLIKNKKLKLDPKRNDHLRVTWHDSCNTSRGMGMLDEPRYVLKNVVNHFYEMPEDTIREKTFCCGSGTGLNASEDMDLRMKGGFPRANAVKFVADHHGVNMLANVCAIDRATLKALMDYWVPSVGVCGLHELVANALVMTGEKERTTDLRGEPLPSAQVKEEKA; this is encoded by the coding sequence ATGGCGAAACTTCCGAAACCAGAAGAACTAGCGAAGATCGACTATACGCTGCCCAAAACGGAATGGCTGGATACGCCCGTGGTGTTCAAGGAGGGCATGTTCTGCCACGGCTCGAAGCCGAAAAGCCTGGAACTCGTCGGTTTCCCGAACCCGCGGGACTGGCGGCCGGCTGATGCTGACTGGAAACTCCCGGCAGACTGGAAGGAGATCCTGCTCAAGGGGATCGCGGAGCGCCTTGAAAAATACCGCTCCTTCCGGCTGTTCATGGACATCTGTGTGCGCTGCGGAGCGTGCGCGGACAAATGCCATTTCTTCATCGGCACCGGCGATCCCAAGAACATGCCGGTCCTCCGGGCCGAGCTCATCCGCTCCGTCTACAGAAAAGAATTTACCCTGGCCGGGAAGCTTTTCGGCAGGATGGCCGGCGCGCGGGAGCTGACGGTCGACGTGTTGAAGGAGTGGTGGTACTACTTCTACCAGTGCACCGAGTGCCGCCGCTGCTCCGTCTTTTGCCCCTACGGCATCGACCAGGCGGAGATCACCATGATCGGCCGGGAACTGCTCAACCTCCTTGGCCTGAATATCGAGTGGATCGCGGGGCCGGTCTCGAACTGCTATATGAAAGGCAACCACCTGGGCCTCGAGCCCCATACCATCGTCGGCAACCTCGAATACATGCTGGACGACATCGAGACCGTCACCGGCAAACGCATCAAGCCCACCTTCAACCGGAAGGGCGCCGAGATCCTGTTCGTGACGCCGTCGGGCGACCTGTTCGCCGACCCGGGCACCTACACGTGCATGGGTTACCTCATGCTGTTCGAGGAGCTCGGCCTCGATTACACCTGGAGCACCTATGCGTCGGAAGGCGGCAACTTCGGGTTCTTCACCTCGAACGAGATGGCCAAACGGCTCAATTCCAAGATCTACGCGGAGGCGAAGCGGCTCGGCGTAAAGTGGATCCTCGGCGGAGAGTGCGGCCACATGTGGCGCGTCCTCTCCCAGTACATGGACACCTGGAACGGTCCCGCCGATTTCCTCGAAGTCCCGAAATCGCCGATCACCGGCACGGTCTTCGAGAACGCGAAGTCCATGAAGATGGTCCATGTCGCGGAGTTCACCGCCGACCTGATCAAGAACAAGAAGCTCAAGCTCGACCCGAAGCGAAACGACCACCTCAGGGTCACCTGGCACGATTCCTGTAACACGTCGCGCGGCATGGGAATGCTGGACGAGCCTCGCTATGTGCTCAAGAATGTCGTAAACCACTTCTACGAAATGCCGGAGGACACGATCCGCGAAAAGACCTTCTGCTGCGGCAGCGGCACGGGCCTGAACGCCTCGGAGGATATGGACCTCAGGATGAAGGGCGGGTTCCCGCGCGCGAACGCGGTCAAGTTCGTCGCCGATCACCACGGGGTGAACATGCTGGCCAACGTCTGCGCCATCGACCGGGCCACGCTCAAGGCCCTCATGGACTACTGGGTGCCCAGCGTGGGCGTCTGCGGACTCCACGAACTGGTGGCGAACGCCCTCGTCATGACCGGCGAGAAGGAGCGCACGACCGACCTGCGCGGTGAGCCTCTTCCGTCAGCCCAAGTGAAGGAGGAAAAGGCCTAA
- the dsrM gene encoding sulfate reduction electron transfer complex DsrMKJOP subunit DsrM: MKAIISFITVLVLAAIAYAGVAMGNMQFLFGVIIPYLAVVTFVIFMIARILKWGSSPNPFRIPTTCGQQKSLPWIKHSKLENPSNLLGVAGRMALEVFFFRSLFRNLKLQTHKGTQLAYGEAKWLWAAGMAFHWSFLIILIRHLRFFTEKVPAAVKMAEGLDSFLQIGTPLLYITDVVLLAAVFYLFLRRIGIPQVRYISLISDYFPLFLILGIGVTGVLMRYFTKTDIVSVKMMAMGLVSFNPSIPQGIGPLFYTHLFLICTLFAYFPFSKLVHMGGVFMSPTRVLANTSRVKRHVNPWNYPVHVHTYEEYENDFRAKMKEAGLPVEKE; encoded by the coding sequence ATGAAAGCCATAATTTCTTTCATTACAGTGCTTGTCCTCGCGGCGATAGCCTATGCGGGGGTGGCAATGGGGAACATGCAGTTCCTGTTCGGCGTAATTATTCCCTATCTGGCCGTTGTCACCTTCGTCATCTTCATGATCGCACGCATTCTGAAGTGGGGCAGTTCGCCGAACCCCTTCCGCATTCCCACGACCTGCGGACAACAGAAATCCCTTCCCTGGATCAAGCACAGCAAACTGGAAAATCCTTCGAACCTCCTCGGGGTCGCGGGAAGGATGGCCCTCGAAGTTTTCTTCTTCCGCTCCCTCTTCAGAAATCTGAAGCTGCAGACGCATAAGGGAACGCAGCTCGCGTACGGCGAGGCCAAATGGCTTTGGGCGGCCGGCATGGCGTTTCACTGGTCCTTCCTCATCATCCTGATCAGGCACCTCCGGTTCTTTACCGAGAAGGTGCCCGCGGCAGTGAAGATGGCAGAAGGGCTCGACAGCTTCCTCCAGATCGGGACGCCGCTGCTCTACATAACCGACGTCGTGCTGCTTGCTGCTGTGTTCTACCTCTTCCTCAGGAGGATCGGCATACCCCAGGTGCGGTACATCTCTCTCATCAGCGATTACTTTCCGCTCTTCTTGATCCTCGGCATCGGGGTCACCGGCGTACTCATGCGTTACTTCACCAAGACGGACATCGTGAGCGTCAAGATGATGGCTATGGGCCTCGTCAGCTTCAACCCGTCGATTCCCCAGGGGATCGGTCCGCTGTTCTACACCCATCTTTTCCTCATCTGCACGCTGTTCGCCTATTTTCCCTTCAGCAAGCTCGTGCACATGGGCGGCGTGTTCATGAGCCCGACCCGGGTCCTGGCGAACACCAGCCGCGTGAAGCGGCATGTCAATCCCTGGAACTATCCCGTCCACGTTCACACCTATGAAGAGTACGAGAACGATTTCAGGGCTAAGATGAAAGAAGCCGGCCTGCCGGTAGAAAAGGAGTAG
- a CDS encoding RsbRD N-terminal domain-containing protein, whose protein sequence is MDMELKNLLRAKKSTILKKWFDAVADTYPDNTSSFLKKQKAQFTNPVGYTLSEGLEGLFEALLKGVIPDAVATFLDSIIRIRAIQEFSPSEAVSFVFLLKKIVRQELGSETLAQQRLRDELAAFDSSVDDLALYAFDLYMKCREKIYELKANEARNMTFRLLQQAKLIVDNQD, encoded by the coding sequence ATGGATATGGAGCTCAAAAATCTGCTCAGGGCGAAGAAATCGACGATCCTGAAAAAATGGTTCGACGCGGTCGCTGATACCTATCCGGACAACACATCCAGTTTTCTGAAGAAACAAAAGGCCCAGTTCACCAATCCCGTCGGGTATACCCTCTCGGAGGGCCTGGAGGGTCTGTTCGAGGCACTGCTCAAGGGGGTCATCCCCGATGCGGTCGCGACCTTTCTCGACAGCATCATCAGGATCCGCGCGATCCAGGAGTTCTCTCCCTCCGAGGCTGTTTCGTTCGTCTTCCTGCTGAAGAAGATCGTGCGGCAGGAGCTCGGGAGCGAGACCCTGGCGCAGCAGCGGCTCCGCGACGAGCTGGCCGCTTTTGACTCATCCGTCGATGATCTGGCACTCTACGCTTTTGACCTCTACATGAAATGCCGGGAAAAGATCTACGAGCTCAAGGCAAATGAAGCTCGCAATATGACTTTCAGGCTTCTGCAGCAGGCGAAGCTCATCGTTGACAACCAGGATTGA
- a CDS encoding DsrE family protein: MGAVKLLFVVQRPPYKSENPRLALTHAIASQTAEIYMDDGDSVVPTVVFVGDGVLNAVKDQQAMKIYGVTSTENHIKSCLMIDLPVWVCKEDMDRLGLKEDKMITNAEDMGADLKTKFVSFADIQKEMEAVQHLLFF; the protein is encoded by the coding sequence ATGGGTGCCGTAAAATTATTGTTCGTTGTGCAGCGACCGCCCTATAAGAGCGAGAACCCCCGCTTGGCGCTCACCCACGCGATCGCAAGCCAGACCGCCGAGATCTACATGGATGACGGAGATTCCGTCGTCCCGACGGTGGTCTTCGTCGGTGATGGTGTACTCAACGCGGTGAAGGACCAGCAGGCAATGAAAATATACGGGGTGACGAGCACGGAGAACCACATCAAGAGCTGCCTGATGATCGATTTGCCGGTGTGGGTGTGCAAGGAAGACATGGATCGGCTCGGCCTGAAGGAAGACAAGATGATCACCAACGCCGAGGATATGGGCGCCGATCTCAAGACCAAGTTCGTTTCCTTCGCCGACATCCAGAAGGAAATGGAAGCGGTACAGCATCTCCTGTTCTTCTAG
- a CDS encoding DsrE family protein yields the protein MAELTLGVFPSLVGSMSLDFAFKLAEAGMAKGHKVNMWLSGNAVMMAKKGQKAFKDYSHNEKKMKELMAKGMEITVCEACAEARGYHKEDTPEGMKRASMDWYLAKTVKTDRLLHIGGE from the coding sequence ATGGCTGAGTTAACATTGGGAGTATTCCCTTCTTTGGTCGGCTCGATGTCGCTCGACTTTGCTTTCAAGCTTGCCGAGGCCGGGATGGCCAAGGGGCACAAGGTGAACATGTGGCTTTCCGGCAATGCCGTGATGATGGCCAAAAAGGGACAAAAAGCATTCAAAGATTATTCGCACAACGAAAAGAAGATGAAGGAACTCATGGCAAAAGGCATGGAGATCACGGTCTGTGAAGCCTGCGCCGAGGCCCGGGGGTACCACAAGGAAGACACGCCCGAGGGGATGAAGCGCGCGAGCATGGACTGGTACCTGGCGAAGACGGTCAAGACCGACAGACTGCTTCATATAGGAGGCGAATAA